The DNA sequence TCAGAAAACTAATAACTCCGGTTGATTTTTTTTGGCTTTTGACAAATTTTTGGTAAATGCTTTTTGATTTTTACTCCTGATGTGAAAGTTCAAGCTTGATTAATCAGTTTTTCTCGCACTTTGCGGCAAAACTAATATAAGGAGAATTTATATGTTGTTTCGCAGGATTGACCATGTGGAAATTGTACCCTCTAATATGGAGCGTACACTGCAATTTTATCAAGGGATACTGGGCTTTGAAACTTGGCTCAGACAGTCGGTAAATGTACCGCCCCTGCAAGAGATCATTTATTTGAAACTTTCAGATACCATGTTGGAGCTTTTATCTGTGGAAGATCCGGACGATCCTTCTGCTAGTAAATGGCAGGTGGGATACAGGATGATGGCTTTGGAAGTGGACGACATGGACGAGGCGGTAAACTATCTGCAAAATCAGGGAATTGAAATTACTTGGGGCCCGGTTGATATGGGAAAAACAAAAAGAGCGGAAATCCGGGATCCGGATGGCTTGGGCATAGAACTGCGGGAATTGTCCAGATAAAAAAGCTGAACTGCATTGAGAGAAGTGGAGATAAAGTGAACGGAAATCCTTGTATTATCTGGTTTCAATTCCTTATAGGTAAAGTAAAAATTCAACAGCGCCGCCGATTATTGAATATTTCGGTTCAAGAGAGCCAGGTGTCCA is a window from the Flexistipes sp. genome containing:
- a CDS encoding VOC family protein, which gives rise to MLFRRIDHVEIVPSNMERTLQFYQGILGFETWLRQSVNVPPLQEIIYLKLSDTMLELLSVEDPDDPSASKWQVGYRMMALEVDDMDEAVNYLQNQGIEITWGPVDMGKTKRAEIRDPDGLGIELRELSR